The window CCTCAACGGTTTTCAAGACCGCCGCATTCAACCGCTCTGCCACCTCTCCGGCAGACAACTATTATAATAAAAAAAATACTTAAATAAAATAAAATACTTAAATAATTGTGTGGATTATTTTTGTTTTGCAGATATGATCTCAATGCCGTTCATATAAGGCAGGAGAACTTCAGGAATTCTGATATTGCCTTTTGAATCCTGATAATTTTCATATATTGCAATAAGAGTCCTGCCCAGTGCGCAGGCGGTACTGTTCATGGTGTGGACAAAACCTTTATTTTTATCATTATCCTTATACTTTATGTTTAATCTTCTTGACTGATAATCCGTGTCATTGCTACACGAGGCAAGTTCTCTGTATGCTCCCTGTCCGGGCAGCCATGCCTCAAGGTCATACTTTTTGGCATTAGGACTTCCGATATCACCGGTGCACATATTAAGTATCCTGTAATGCAGGTTCAGGCCTCTGTATATTTCTTCAAGAGTTTCTCTCAAAAATTCATAATTATCCCATGATTTCTCAGGATCTGAAAAAATAAACATCTCTACTTTATCAAACTGGTGAACACGAAACATGCCCCCCATATCCCTGCCGTAGCTGCCGGCTTCTCTTCTGAAGCATGTTGAGAAGCCGCAGTATTTTAAAGGAAGAGAATCCAGCTCAAGAATATCATCAGCATGATAACTGCAGAGCGGAACTTCCGCAGTCCCGACCAGATAGAGTTCATCAGATTCTATCTTATAATACTGATTTTTTTCAGCAGGCAGAAAACCTGTTCCGTACATTGCTCTTTCCTTTACAAGCACCGGAGGTATTACAGGTATGAATCCCTTGGAATAAAGTATCTTAAAAACGTAACTGATCAGCGCAAATTCAAGAAAAACCGCCTCGTTTTTTAAATATACGAACCTTGCCCCGCTTACCTGCGCTCCTTTTTCATCATCAAGTATGTCAAGGGCTTTTCCGAGTTCTATATGGTTTTTTATTTTATAATCAAACTCCGGTTTGCTGCCGTAAAAAAATATGGGTACATTATCATTTTCATTCCTGCCGATTGGAGTTGTGCTGTGAGAAATATTGGGATAACCGGCAAGTCTTGAATTGAATTCTTCATTTTTTTCCTGCAATTCTTTTTCCATGCTTACAAGACTGTCATTAACTTTTTTCATTTCTGCTATTGCTTTTTCTCTTTCCAAACCTGAGAGTTTTGGCATTTTTTTTG of the Actinomycetota bacterium genome contains:
- the serS gene encoding serine--tRNA ligase → MIDIDLFRKNPEIFREEIKKRNMKINIDEDLEFDAARRKLISAVDELRALKNENSKKMPKLSGLEREKAIAEMKKVNDSLVSMEKELQEKNEEFNSRLAGYPNISHSTTPIGRNENDNVPIFFYGSKPEFDYKIKNHIELGKALDILDDEKGAQVSGARFVYLKNEAVFLEFALISYVFKILYSKGFIPVIPPVLVKERAMYGTGFLPAEKNQYYKIESDELYLVGTAEVPLCSYHADDILELDSLPLKYCGFSTCFRREAGSYGRDMGGMFRVHQFDKVEMFIFSDPEKSWDNYEFLRETLEEIYRGLNLHYRILNMCTGDIGSPNAKKYDLEAWLPGQGAYRELASCSNDTDYQSRRLNIKYKDNDKNKGFVHTMNSTACALGRTLIAIYENYQDSKGNIRIPEVLLPYMNGIEIISAKQK